The sequence below is a genomic window from Melioribacteraceae bacterium.
CCATCGCTGAAATCGAGTGTAGTGCCGGATAAATAAAAAAGGCTCTTGCCGTCTACATAAATTTTAATACCCTCTTTTTCGATAACAGTATCGCCTTCCTTCAATTCCCCATCAAAGCCGAGCTGATAAGTTAATCCTGAACAACCACCGCCTTTAACTCCAACCCGTAGTGCAAAATCTGAAGGGATAGCGTTCTCTTCTTTTATTCTATTTATCTGTTTGACCGCTTTTTCCGTGATTTCAATATCATTTTGAATTGCAGATGCCGAGCTCATATTTAGATCCTTTAATTTATCGCAGCTTCTGAACTATTAACAACCTTATTTACTAAAAAATTCACTTTCCAAGTATTATTTCCGACTTTTTTTATTTCATTTGTTTGTTCAAGGAAATCGGTGAATTCAATTGCAATCTTTTCACACTCTGAATAACGCAGAAATTTCTCCTTTCTTTCGAAATAACTCTTTACTGCATATAAAACATCCCTTAAAAAAATATTCGAATTGTTGTAGACCGGGTATTTCTCTTTCATAAAATTGATGAAAATCTCTTTGTTCGATTTCAATTCGTTCAAATATTCCATGATAATTCCTTTCGTTGATTTAGTAGGATTAGATTAAAAAATGAAGAAAAAGACTCAAACTAATTTAATTGAGGGAAAAAGTAAAAAAGCTGAGATAAAAACGCAAGAATTGTAATTAAGTTCTTATAGACCCAGAATTACCAGACAGCTTTTTGCCAGATCGACCATCGGCGTAAAATAGATTCCGAAAACCAATACCGGAATAACCAGTACGAGCACGAGAATCCTGTTCCCGAAAGATGGAATAATAGCCGGAGTTGATTCTCCCGGTTTTGTAAGGTACATATGTTTTAACACTCTTACATAGTAATAAAGGGAGACAACGGAATTTAACAAAGCAATTATTGCTACAACAATCATCTTTGCGTCTACAAGTGCAATAAAAAGATAAAGCTTGCCGATAAATCCGGCTGTAGGCGGTAATCCTGTTAATGATATCAGGAAGATTGATAGTGCGACTCCTAAGAGTGGTGAAGTATATCCGAGTCCGTCATAATCATCTATCTCTTCGGAATTTGTCTTGTTGGCAATTAACATAACAACAAGGAATGCGCCAAGATTCATAATAAGATAAACAATAAAATAGATCAGGATTGCAAGGAGTCCCTGGTTGGAAAAGACCACAAGACCAAGTAAAATATATCCTGCATGGGCAATACTTGAATAGGCAAGCATTCGTTTGAGATTACTCTGCCACAGGGCCGAGAAATTACCGAGTGTCATTGTCAGAATTGAGATGGCAATTAGAATTGACTGCCAGTCGAAAACGTCGATTAAAGACCAGTTTCCGTTTTCATCTATGTAGGAAACAAATGTGGTTTTTACGAAGCGGATCAGCAGAGCAAATCCAGCAGCTTTGCTAGCTACAGAAAGAAATGCAGTAATTGTTATCGGGGCGCCTTCGTAAACATCCGGAGTCCAGAAATGGAAAGGGACTGATGAAATTTTATATCCGATTCCGGCAAGTATCAAAATAATTGAGAAGGATAGTGTAAATAGATTGATATGCGGTCCCTGGATCAGCGAATTGATTACATAAAGATTAGTACTTCCTGTCATTCCGTAAACTATTGAGATTCCGAAGAGCATCAAACCTGATGAAACCGATCCGTAGATTAAATATTTAAGTGATGCTTCACTGTTTCTGTCCCGCAGTTTGGTAAATCCGGCAAGTACATATGATGAAAGAGAAAGTAATTCAAGCGAAAGATAGATCAGAATTAAATCGGTTGCCGAAATTAAAAAGAGCATGCCCAGTATCATTCCGAAAATCAGAGCGTAATATTCCCCAATTCGTCCCTGAATTTTCTGTATCTCATCGGAAGAAATGGAGAAGAAAAGGATTAGAAGGGAAGAGGCGATTACAATCAGTTTGAAAAACACACCGAAAGAATCAACTGTAATTAATCCGTAATCTCTTATCGATTGATTAGAGGATTGGAAACCGAATCCGGAAATACTGAATTGGTTAATTACAAAAGCACCGGTTACAGCAATACCGATTCCGGCGATATAGGGAATCAACCGTTTGTCTTTATGAAAGATCAGGTCTGCAAGTACAAGAATTATAAGTCCCGCAGATAAAACGATTTCCGGAAGGATCAGGTTGATCGATTGATATAAATTGTTAAGTTCCATTCTCTAAACTAAAATCCGTTTATTGAAGTTGCTGTGAAATTTGTATGTAAAAAGTTTACTAATGTATTTACCGAAGTATTCATAATATCGAGCATAGCAGACGGATATACGCCCAGGAAAATAATAACGATTGTTAGAGGTATAAACATTACATATTCCCTGAATTCAATATCCTTGAGTGAAGCCCATTTTTCGTTCAATGGACCGAAGAAAATTCTTTGTAATGTCCAGAGCATATAGCCGGCACCAAGCAGAATTCCGAGAGTGGAAAGCATTGTAAGAATTCGTATACTTTCAACTCCGAACGCTCCTACAAACACGAGTGCTTCTGAAATAAATCCGCTCATACTCGGTAAACCGATTGCTGCAAAGAATGCAACTGTAACAAATACGGTGTAGACTGGCATCTGGGTAGCTAGTCCGCCGAAATCATTCAGACCTCTTGTATGAGCACGGTCGTATACAACACCAACAATCAAGAAGAGCATTGCCGTTATAGTACCGTGATTGAACATCTGGAATATCGCTCCGTTGATACCGGTTGTTGTAAGTGATGCCATACCTAACAAAACATAACCCATATGCGAGACTGACGAATAAGCAATAAGTTTCTTGAAATCCTTCTGCGCAAGAGCGACGAGCGCACCGTAAATAATATTAACCATACCGAACATTGCTATCCACCACATCAGGTCGCGTGTAATATCGGGGAAGATTGGGTAGCTGATTCTGAGGATTCCGTAGGTTCCCATTTTAAGGAGCACACCGGCAAGTATTACAGAAATTGGGGTGGGTGCTTCAACGTGAGCGTCGGGCAACCATGTATGGAACGGGAACATCGGTATTTTAATTGCGAAGCCGACGAAAAGTGCAAGGTATGCAATTAACCTGAGATTATTAGGATTGAGTGGAGATAGTATTCCATCAGCTGTGTAATTCCCTGAATTCATCAATTGTAAAATATTGAATGTAAAGACTTTAGTACCATCTGCTAATGTTTCTGTTGTACTGAAGTAAAGGCCGATCATTACAAGAAGAATGAAAATACTTCCGAATAGAGTATAAATGAAGAATTTTATTGCGGCATATTCTTTTCTTGGTCCGCCCCAGATTCCGATCAGGAAGTACATCGGGAGCAGCATTAGTTCCCAGAATATATAAAAGAGGAAAAAGTCGAGGGCAACAAAGACACCCATCATTCCGGTATCGAGCAGCAGGAAGAGTGCAAAATAACCTTTAAGTGAGTGATTGATGTTCCAGGAGGAAATTGTTGCAATAAATGAAATAAGAGCTGTAAGAAGAACCATCGGCATACTCAATCCGTCGATACCAATGAAGTAATCGATCTTAACAGTACCGAGCCATGAAATGCCGCTTATCTCAATCCATCTGAACTTCTCTATGAACTGGAACGACCTCTCTTCATAGACTCCTGCGGCGGAATAATTATAATTTATTAAGAGGATAATGGCTAACACAACCTGCAAGGCCGTGATTATAAGAGTAGTATACTTAATTGTATTAGCTTGTTCCTTCTTGAGGAAAAGAATAATTATCATCCCGAGGACAGGGAGGAACGTGATAAATGTTAATATCGGAAATCCCATCATAATGACTAACCTATATTTTTAATTTTTTTATGAACACTTCCGGGCATTGTGGAAACTTAAGATCCGGAATGGTTTATCAAAATCATTTTTATAAAATCAAAATGGCTTAAAGAACAATAAAAGCAGAATAACCGCAAAAACTACAAAGACAAGATATGTCTGGACTTTTCCTGTCTGCAGTTTTCTTAAAGTAAATCCAACAAATCCGCTCAGAAATGCAGTGAAGTTTACGAATCCGTCGATCACGAATGTATCGAAGAGACCGCTTATGTTAGAAATAAACCTTCCGAGCCATGCGGAACCGTTTACAGCACCGTCAACAATTTTATTATCAAACCAGGATAAGATTTTTGCAAAACTAAGAGTTCCGCTGATTGCGGTTGCATCGTAAGCTTCGTCCAGATACCACTTGTTTAGTGAAAAATTATAAAGCGGTTTAACTTTCTCCGCCATTTTATCTGAACTGATCTTTTTCCATTGATAAATAATGAACGCAAAAAGAATTCCTAATCCTGCAAGTATAATAGATAATGCCATAGCCGGGTAATGAGCCCAGTGCATAGTTTCAGTATATAAATTTGAGTGAACAACTTCACCGTGAGATTCAACGCCGGGCAGATCGCTCTGCATAAATTCGAATCTTGTATTCTCAGGCACTACCGTATGCGGGGTCTTTACCCAATCTTGCATGAACCATCCAGCATCGGGGGAGATAGGATTAGGCGTGTACCAGAAGAAAATTGAAAGAGTCGCAAGTACAGCGAGTGGCGCAACCATAACCCAGGGTGATTCATGTGCATGATCATATTTGTGATGATCCCGGGCTTCGCCATGGAAAGTGAGTATTACAAGTCTGAACATGTAGAATGCCGTCATAGCAGCTACGGTAAATCCGATAACAGGAATGAGCCAGTGACCTGTAAGCTTGCCGAATGCCATTGTACCGGCAAGTATTCCGTCCTTACTTAAAAATCCTGAAGTAAGCGGTATTCCGGAGATCGCAAGAGTTGATATCAGGAAAGTAGCATAAGTAAGCGGAAGTTTTTTCCTGAGTCCGCCCATATTGCGGATATCCTGTTCGTGGTGCATTGCATGAATAACCGATCCTGAACCGAGGAACATACATGCTTTAAAGAAAGCATGTGTTACCAGGTGGAAGAATGCAAATACGTAAGCTCCGACACCGAGAGACATTATCATATACCCTAACTGGGACACTGTTGAATAGGCAAGAACTTTTTTGATGTCATTTTGTGTAAGCGCTATTGTCGCAGCTACAAGCGCTGTGAATGCACCTATTACAGCAATAACCAGCATTGCATCGGCAGTTAGCATTACAAAAATTCTGGTAACAAGATAAACACCCGCGGCAACCATTGTAGCGGCATGTATTAACGCACTGACCGGAGTGGGACCTTCCATAGCATCGGGCAGCCAGACATGAAGTGGAAATTGAGCGGATTTTCCGACGGCTCCCATAAATACTAATATACCGGCTGCTGTTAACCAGGCTTCGCTGTTGAACGGGAGATTACCTTGAGAAATCTGGGCAAAGATTGTGTCGAATGTAAAAGTTTTGTAATTGGTGAAGAGAATCAGTATGCCAATAAACATTCCGATATCGCCGATTCTGTTTACGATGAAAGCTTTTTTAGCGGCATCGGCAGCAGATTTCTTTTCGAACCAGTGACCGATCAGCAGATAGGATGATAATCCGACCAGCTCCCAGTAAATGTACATCATTAAAAGATTATGCGTAACTACAATTCCTAGCATCGAAAATGTAA
It includes:
- the erpA gene encoding iron-sulfur cluster insertion protein ErpA — encoded protein: MSSASAIQNDIEITEKAVKQINRIKEENAIPSDFALRVGVKGGGCSGLTYQLGFDGELKEGDTVIEKEGIKIYVDGKSLFYLSGTTLDFSDGLNGRGFVFNNPNATKTCGCGESFGV
- a CDS encoding NADH-quinone oxidoreductase subunit N — its product is MELNNLYQSINLILPEIVLSAGLIILVLADLIFHKDKRLIPYIAGIGIAVTGAFVINQFSISGFGFQSSNQSIRDYGLITVDSFGVFFKLIVIASSLLILFFSISSDEIQKIQGRIGEYYALIFGMILGMLFLISATDLILIYLSLELLSLSSYVLAGFTKLRDRNSEASLKYLIYGSVSSGLMLFGISIVYGMTGSTNLYVINSLIQGPHINLFTLSFSIILILAGIGYKISSVPFHFWTPDVYEGAPITITAFLSVASKAAGFALLIRFVKTTFVSYIDENGNWSLIDVFDWQSILIAISILTMTLGNFSALWQSNLKRMLAYSSIAHAGYILLGLVVFSNQGLLAILIYFIVYLIMNLGAFLVVMLIANKTNSEEIDDYDGLGYTSPLLGVALSIFLISLTGLPPTAGFIGKLYLFIALVDAKMIVVAIIALLNSVVSLYYYVRVLKHMYLTKPGESTPAIIPSFGNRILVLVLVIPVLVFGIYFTPMVDLAKSCLVILGL
- a CDS encoding NADH-quinone oxidoreductase subunit M — encoded protein: MMGFPILTFITFLPVLGMIIILFLKKEQANTIKYTTLIITALQVVLAIILLINYNYSAAGVYEERSFQFIEKFRWIEISGISWLGTVKIDYFIGIDGLSMPMVLLTALISFIATISSWNINHSLKGYFALFLLLDTGMMGVFVALDFFLFYIFWELMLLPMYFLIGIWGGPRKEYAAIKFFIYTLFGSIFILLVMIGLYFSTTETLADGTKVFTFNILQLMNSGNYTADGILSPLNPNNLRLIAYLALFVGFAIKIPMFPFHTWLPDAHVEAPTPISVILAGVLLKMGTYGILRISYPIFPDITRDLMWWIAMFGMVNIIYGALVALAQKDFKKLIAYSSVSHMGYVLLGMASLTTTGINGAIFQMFNHGTITAMLFLIVGVVYDRAHTRGLNDFGGLATQMPVYTVFVTVAFFAAIGLPSMSGFISEALVFVGAFGVESIRILTMLSTLGILLGAGYMLWTLQRIFFGPLNEKWASLKDIEFREYVMFIPLTIVIIFLGVYPSAMLDIMNTSVNTLVNFLHTNFTATSINGF
- the nuoL gene encoding NADH-quinone oxidoreductase subunit L; the protein is MTESLLTTLTIITLFLPLAGFIILLLLGNKIPKLYFLEVAIISSAFLLSVAILFYKLNYFIDQDIVAAFNWITIGAAPLSGVINIELGIKIDNVTAIMLFVVNLISMLVHLFSIEYMKGDKRYTLYFANLGLFTFSMLGIVVTHNLLMMYIYWELVGLSSYLLIGHWFEKKSAADAAKKAFIVNRIGDIGMFIGILILFTNYKTFTFDTIFAQISQGNLPFNSEAWLTAAGILVFMGAVGKSAQFPLHVWLPDAMEGPTPVSALIHAATMVAAGVYLVTRIFVMLTADAMLVIAVIGAFTALVAATIALTQNDIKKVLAYSTVSQLGYMIMSLGVGAYVFAFFHLVTHAFFKACMFLGSGSVIHAMHHEQDIRNMGGLRKKLPLTYATFLISTLAISGIPLTSGFLSKDGILAGTMAFGKLTGHWLIPVIGFTVAAMTAFYMFRLVILTFHGEARDHHKYDHAHESPWVMVAPLAVLATLSIFFWYTPNPISPDAGWFMQDWVKTPHTVVPENTRFEFMQSDLPGVESHGEVVHSNLYTETMHWAHYPAMALSIILAGLGILFAFIIYQWKKISSDKMAEKVKPLYNFSLNKWYLDEAYDATAISGTLSFAKILSWFDNKIVDGAVNGSAWLGRFISNISGLFDTFVIDGFVNFTAFLSGFVGFTLRKLQTGKVQTYLVFVVFAVILLLLFFKPF